In Pseudobacter ginsenosidimutans, the following are encoded in one genomic region:
- the aqpZ gene encoding aquaporin Z, whose protein sequence is MVQKFTAEFFGTFWLVLGGCGSALLSAAFPGVGIGLLGVALAFGLTVLTIAYSLGRVSGAHLNPAVSIGLFVGGRMPAKDLLPYIIAQVLGGIVAAAVLYVIVTGNGSSIGTFAANGYAEHSPGGYDMKAAFLCEAVMTFMFLIVILGATDSRNSNGGFAGLAIGLTLTLIHLISIPVTNTSVNPARSISQAVFVGGWAVEQLWLFILAPIVGAALAGIVYKALWK, encoded by the coding sequence ATGGTACAAAAATTTACGGCTGAGTTCTTTGGCACTTTTTGGTTGGTGTTGGGAGGTTGCGGCAGTGCCTTATTGTCTGCGGCATTTCCGGGTGTAGGTATTGGCTTGCTGGGTGTAGCCCTGGCCTTCGGTTTAACTGTACTCACCATTGCGTATTCGCTGGGTAGGGTTTCCGGAGCGCATCTCAATCCTGCAGTGAGCATCGGGCTCTTTGTAGGTGGAAGGATGCCGGCCAAAGATCTGCTTCCCTACATCATTGCACAGGTGCTGGGCGGCATTGTGGCCGCAGCTGTACTGTACGTGATCGTAACAGGGAATGGCAGCAGTATCGGCACTTTTGCAGCCAATGGCTATGCAGAACATTCACCCGGCGGGTACGACATGAAAGCGGCATTCCTCTGCGAAGCGGTAATGACCTTCATGTTCCTGATCGTGATCCTTGGCGCCACAGACAGCCGTAATTCAAACGGCGGTTTTGCAGGGCTGGCCATCGGCCTCACCCTCACCCTGATCCACCTGATCAGCATCCCCGTCACCAACACTTCCGTGAACCCTGCCAGAAGCATCAGCCAGGCGGTTTTCGTGGGTGGATGGGCGGTAGAACAGCTCTGGCTCTTCATCCTCGCCCCCATTGTTGGTGCAGCCCTTGCAGGAATAGTGTATAAAGCCCTCTGGAAATAG
- a CDS encoding AAA domain-containing protein, whose translation MDYFKKLLDLLKTERQEDEAMYRQLSSSLSVNDRREAGLSWYPVAIRGTEPTKGDYITVELERTTNQDIPHQFRTGASAALFSNHNREHDRVEGVVNYVGANKIKITLRTDELPEWSRNGKLGVDLLFDDNSYDEMQQALRQAIALNEKREEGRLVRILTGSQEPVFENYVSPVPFPSLNPSQQEAVNKILSAEDLAIVHGPPGTGKTTTLVQAIKALVAKDKQQVLVVAPSNTAVDLLSEKLSDAGLNVLRVGNPARVNERLLSLTMDHKMAEHTANKEIKRLKKQAGEFKDMAHKYKRNFGKAERDQRKALFDEARNIMKQVEKTEQYIVDDLLAKADVITATLIGANHYLVRERKFHTVVIDEAGQALEPATWVPVIKARKLILAGDHLQLPPTVKSNEAAKNGLTLTLLEKLVERYPQSVVMLNEQYRMNRLIMGYSAATFYDNQLKAHASVENHTLNNDEHPLQFIDTAGCGFEEKTSGNAISNPEEAAFSINYLKQLSAEKQWDAAFPTVGIISPYRRQIDELKAMLQQTPELLAFQHRITINTIDSFQGQERDMVLISMTRSNNDNRIGFLSEIRRMNVAMTRARKKLVVVGDSSTLSQHDYYAGFIAYAEQQEAYKSAWEYMGV comes from the coding sequence ATGGATTATTTCAAGAAGCTGCTCGATCTCCTGAAAACAGAGCGGCAGGAAGATGAAGCAATGTACCGCCAGCTCAGTTCCTCCCTTTCCGTGAACGACCGCCGGGAAGCCGGTCTCAGCTGGTATCCCGTGGCCATCCGCGGCACCGAGCCCACGAAGGGCGACTATATAACGGTGGAGCTGGAACGAACTACCAACCAGGACATTCCCCACCAGTTCCGCACCGGCGCCAGCGCCGCCCTGTTCAGTAATCACAACCGGGAACATGACAGGGTGGAAGGCGTAGTCAACTACGTAGGCGCCAACAAGATCAAGATCACACTCCGCACGGATGAACTGCCCGAATGGAGCCGCAACGGCAAGCTCGGCGTAGACCTCCTCTTTGATGATAACAGTTACGATGAAATGCAGCAGGCGCTCCGCCAGGCCATCGCCCTGAATGAGAAAAGGGAAGAAGGAAGACTGGTGCGGATCCTCACCGGCTCACAGGAACCTGTATTCGAAAATTATGTATCTCCCGTTCCCTTTCCTTCGCTGAACCCTTCGCAGCAGGAAGCAGTGAATAAGATCCTCAGCGCGGAAGACCTGGCCATCGTGCATGGCCCTCCTGGTACGGGCAAGACCACCACGCTGGTGCAGGCCATCAAAGCACTGGTGGCGAAAGATAAACAGCAGGTGCTGGTAGTGGCGCCCAGCAATACTGCGGTTGACCTTCTCAGTGAGAAGCTCTCCGATGCAGGTCTTAATGTGCTGCGCGTTGGCAATCCCGCCCGTGTGAATGAAAGACTGCTAAGTCTCACCATGGACCATAAGATGGCGGAGCATACAGCGAACAAGGAGATAAAAAGACTGAAGAAACAGGCCGGCGAGTTCAAAGACATGGCCCATAAATACAAGAGGAATTTCGGAAAGGCCGAGCGCGACCAGCGCAAAGCCCTCTTTGATGAGGCACGCAATATCATGAAGCAGGTGGAGAAGACCGAACAATATATCGTGGATGATCTTCTTGCCAAAGCCGATGTGATCACCGCTACTTTGATCGGCGCCAATCATTACCTGGTGCGCGAACGAAAATTCCATACAGTAGTGATCGATGAAGCCGGACAGGCGCTGGAGCCCGCCACCTGGGTGCCGGTGATCAAAGCTCGCAAGCTGATCCTCGCAGGCGATCACCTGCAACTGCCGCCCACCGTGAAATCCAATGAAGCAGCGAAGAACGGTCTCACCCTCACATTGCTGGAAAAGCTGGTGGAGCGCTATCCGCAGTCAGTAGTGATGCTGAATGAACAGTATCGCATGAACCGCCTGATCATGGGCTATTCAGCTGCCACCTTCTACGATAACCAGCTCAAGGCACATGCCTCGGTTGAAAATCATACGCTCAACAATGATGAACATCCTCTGCAATTCATCGATACTGCAGGATGCGGATTTGAAGAGAAGACCAGTGGCAATGCTATCTCCAATCCGGAAGAAGCCGCATTCAGTATCAATTACCTGAAACAGCTGTCTGCTGAAAAGCAGTGGGATGCCGCTTTTCCAACGGTGGGCATCATTTCGCCCTACAGAAGACAGATAGATGAGCTGAAAGCCATGTTGCAGCAAACACCGGAGCTGCTGGCATTCCAGCATCGCATCACCATCAATACTATCGACAGCTTCCAGGGACAGGAACGTGATATGGTGCTGATCAGCATGACGCGCAGCAACAACGATAACCGGATCGGTTTCTTATCAGAGATCAGGCGCATGAATGTAGCCATGACAAGAGCCAGGAAAAAACTGGTAGTGGTGGGAGACAGCAGTACACTGAGTCAGCATGATTATTACGCAGGGTTCATCGCTTACGCAGAACAGCAGGAAGCTTACAAGAGCGCCTGGGAATATATGGGCGTTTAG
- a CDS encoding NAD(P)-dependent oxidoreductase: MIRLGLIREGKTPADNRVALTPAQCKWIHKNSDEVRIFAQSSPGRCFSDKEYRAAGIEVVDDISDCDILLGIKEVPVSQLIPNKTYLFFSHTRKKQSYNQELFQSIISSKITLIDYECLEHEDGQRILGFGFFAGVVGAHNGMMGYGHRSGAYDLVRVYRQRSFRELIHTYFGLRIPPVKVAVTGSGRVAHGILEIMNLMGIVEVEPEDYLLKKYSYPVYTQLKGAGLYERKTDGAYNRVHFHDHPSEYNCKFLPYAMQSDILMNGIYWDTAMPRLFEREAVQDPAWRLHTIADITDDAFGSVPINLGDQTIEDPVYGVSKTSFKKTAPYLPGSVDVMAVGNLPNELPRDASRYFGEQLIKYVLEDLVKNNQSDVIERATMVKEGVLTSRYYYLADYAAGK; encoded by the coding sequence ATGATCAGACTCGGGCTTATCAGGGAAGGAAAGACCCCTGCAGACAACAGGGTGGCGCTCACGCCTGCACAATGCAAGTGGATCCATAAGAACTCGGATGAGGTCCGCATTTTTGCGCAATCCTCACCTGGCCGCTGCTTTTCCGATAAGGAATACAGGGCTGCCGGAATAGAGGTTGTGGACGATATCAGCGATTGCGATATCCTTCTCGGCATCAAGGAAGTGCCCGTTAGCCAACTGATCCCCAACAAGACCTATCTCTTCTTTTCACATACACGCAAGAAACAATCCTATAACCAGGAACTCTTTCAAAGTATCATTTCCAGTAAGATCACCCTGATCGATTATGAATGCCTGGAGCATGAAGACGGACAACGCATTCTCGGCTTCGGTTTTTTTGCCGGAGTTGTGGGAGCGCATAACGGGATGATGGGATATGGTCATCGCTCAGGTGCGTATGATCTTGTACGTGTGTACAGGCAAAGGAGTTTCCGCGAGCTCATCCATACTTATTTCGGATTAAGGATTCCTCCTGTGAAAGTGGCGGTCACCGGTAGTGGCCGTGTGGCGCATGGGATCCTGGAAATCATGAACCTCATGGGCATCGTGGAAGTGGAACCTGAGGATTATCTTCTTAAAAAATATTCATACCCCGTCTATACGCAACTGAAAGGTGCAGGTCTCTACGAACGTAAGACCGATGGTGCTTACAACCGGGTGCATTTCCACGATCATCCCTCTGAATACAATTGCAAATTCCTGCCTTATGCAATGCAATCAGATATCCTGATGAATGGCATTTACTGGGATACTGCCATGCCACGATTGTTTGAACGTGAAGCCGTGCAGGATCCTGCCTGGCGCTTGCATACCATTGCCGATATTACCGATGATGCATTCGGTTCCGTGCCGATCAATCTTGGTGATCAGACCATTGAAGATCCGGTCTATGGTGTTAGTAAAACAAGTTTCAAAAAAACCGCACCGTACTTACCCGGAAGCGTAGACGTAATGGCTGTAGGCAATCTGCCCAATGAATTGCCGCGTGATGCCAGCCGGTATTTCGGAGAACAACTCATCAAATATGTGCTGGAAGATCTTGTGAAGAACAATCAGTCGGATGTTATAGAACGCGCTACCATGGTGAAAGAAGGCGTACTTACCTCTCGCTATTATTATCTTGCAGATTACGCAGCAGGAAAATAA
- a CDS encoding beta strand repeat-containing protein, producing MLHHVAAAKPGNPFRIYANFKQLYRGSVKIFLCAVVFFIAPHFSANAQIAGVGAGQTYATLNDAITAINTGALTGSIQLQIRSSSTLSGTAVLNASGTGAASYSSIRIYPTGNYAVTANINGPLLELVGCANVTIDGRLNTVGATYNLTLENMNTGANAAVIRMRDGGSNNIVQNAIIKGAGGSATRGLFTADGAGNMVNIVLQYCRITNSNGNRPYSSFYVNAAGATSSAIFFGNEVYDLFRSDAGTRAVVFTGTLSAGYIMNNHFYETTPVNAISANTYRAVSVEGNNATNVLVQGNFIGGSQVNAGGSAMTFTSASAPQFDAIYISGGTSAAPASVQNNTITNISFQSAKNNLNNIYSPGYFNAIYISGSGVCANIGTVAGNTIGSQTVTGAIQLFPTNTTEYCPAVMIFNDADGTVDIQNNTMGGINSTGPALAKSFTGILNVAAGNTTISNNIIGSVTTAGSINIGPNSDNAPVNELVWGIANLGLGGNKIISGNTIANITQQAVGPNVNTLKHTAGIFLLAGGDVTVDNNVIHHLKSLSNTVVGGEFSSVVGIDVFQNIGSINSISGNRIYELECLNTENLATEVTGIFFKGNNVSSVIRNNFIHGLRLSSSSTAAKINGINIGVSNGIAELSNNVVALGAGITNGYAINGILDGSQEPGNANKFYYNTISISGDMGPGSNSSALYLGSNLPSGRAVINNILVNERNNMMGTASHYGLFVTGTPVLTVNYNDYYTPNSGGVAGYYSGNRTSLPVITGQDANSVIRDPGFVTAGGTNATGYIPANMLAGTVLAGYEPDHIGVVRPASPFMGAFHYLSTLPVAWLDFKLYPSKDRIVLKWSTANEQLSRDFVVQHSVNGVHWKQIGIVAAAGTTSLTSLYQYTDLSPSKTRNYYRILQRDINGKSDYSVIRTVEFGQSAALQLFNNPVTRGLLEFQTKQAAELFLVAPDGRLIWRKQFSAGQHQVSVHALSPGVYYLKSATEVIPFVKK from the coding sequence ATGTTACACCATGTAGCTGCTGCCAAACCCGGTAATCCATTTCGCATTTATGCCAACTTCAAACAGCTCTATAGAGGATCAGTAAAGATCTTTCTTTGTGCAGTTGTCTTCTTTATTGCGCCTCATTTTTCTGCAAACGCGCAAATAGCAGGAGTGGGTGCTGGTCAAACCTATGCCACTTTGAACGATGCCATTACTGCTATCAACACTGGTGCCTTAACAGGAAGTATCCAGCTTCAGATCCGCAGTAGCAGTACATTGTCCGGAACAGCTGTGTTGAATGCTTCAGGAACAGGAGCGGCCAGTTACTCTTCCATAAGAATTTATCCAACGGGCAATTATGCAGTTACAGCAAACATAAACGGGCCACTGCTTGAATTGGTGGGTTGTGCAAATGTTACCATCGATGGCAGGTTGAATACAGTGGGCGCCACATATAATCTCACCCTGGAAAATATGAATACAGGCGCCAATGCTGCTGTTATCCGGATGCGTGACGGAGGTTCCAACAATATTGTTCAAAATGCAATAATCAAAGGAGCAGGCGGCTCCGCAACGCGTGGTCTGTTTACTGCGGATGGCGCCGGCAATATGGTGAATATTGTTTTGCAGTATTGCAGAATTACCAATTCAAATGGGAACCGCCCTTACAGTTCCTTCTATGTGAATGCAGCAGGAGCAACATCATCCGCCATTTTTTTCGGTAATGAAGTGTATGATCTTTTCCGTTCAGACGCGGGCACCAGGGCTGTAGTCTTCACAGGTACTCTTTCTGCCGGCTATATCATGAACAATCATTTTTATGAAACTACCCCGGTGAATGCAATATCCGCCAATACGTACCGGGCTGTTTCAGTGGAAGGAAACAATGCAACGAACGTATTGGTACAGGGGAATTTCATTGGGGGATCGCAGGTGAATGCAGGCGGCAGCGCCATGACGTTCACATCTGCTTCTGCGCCGCAATTCGACGCCATCTATATTTCTGGGGGAACTTCCGCTGCGCCTGCTTCCGTGCAGAACAATACCATCACGAATATATCCTTTCAGAGCGCGAAGAATAATCTCAATAATATCTATTCTCCTGGTTATTTCAATGCTATCTATATTTCCGGAAGCGGTGTTTGCGCCAATATTGGTACTGTTGCTGGCAATACCATCGGCTCACAGACAGTTACAGGCGCTATTCAGTTGTTTCCCACCAATACCACTGAATACTGTCCGGCAGTGATGATCTTCAATGATGCTGATGGAACAGTGGATATTCAAAACAATACAATGGGTGGGATCAATTCCACCGGCCCTGCATTGGCCAAGAGCTTTACAGGTATATTGAATGTGGCGGCAGGCAATACAACCATTTCAAACAATATTATCGGAAGCGTTACTACTGCCGGCAGTATCAATATCGGACCAAACAGTGATAATGCTCCGGTGAATGAACTGGTCTGGGGAATTGCCAATCTTGGTTTAGGTGGCAATAAGATCATCTCTGGTAATACTATTGCGAATATCACGCAGCAAGCTGTTGGCCCCAACGTGAATACACTGAAACATACAGCAGGTATTTTCCTGTTGGCCGGTGGCGATGTAACAGTGGATAATAATGTAATCCATCATCTGAAAAGTTTATCCAACACGGTTGTTGGTGGTGAGTTCAGCAGTGTGGTGGGCATCGATGTTTTTCAGAATATCGGTTCCATCAATTCTATTTCCGGCAACAGGATCTATGAACTGGAATGTCTGAATACGGAAAACCTGGCTACGGAAGTAACCGGAATATTTTTCAAAGGGAATAATGTCAGCTCGGTAATTCGAAACAATTTTATTCATGGCCTGCGGCTTTCATCGTCCAGTACCGCGGCAAAGATCAATGGTATCAATATCGGCGTCTCCAATGGTATTGCTGAGCTTTCCAACAATGTGGTTGCCCTGGGAGCGGGTATCACCAATGGTTATGCGATCAACGGTATCCTGGATGGCAGCCAGGAACCAGGCAATGCCAATAAATTCTATTACAATACCATCAGCATTTCCGGAGATATGGGACCGGGAAGCAATTCATCGGCATTGTATCTGGGCAGCAATTTGCCTTCAGGCAGAGCAGTTATCAATAATATCCTGGTGAATGAACGCAATAATATGATGGGCACAGCCAGTCATTATGGCTTGTTCGTGACCGGAACACCTGTGCTAACGGTGAACTACAACGATTATTACACGCCTAATTCCGGAGGAGTGGCCGGCTATTATTCAGGCAATAGAACATCGCTTCCTGTAATTACAGGTCAGGATGCCAACAGCGTTATCCGCGATCCGGGATTTGTTACTGCCGGAGGAACGAATGCAACCGGTTATATTCCGGCAAATATGCTGGCAGGTACAGTTCTGGCGGGCTATGAGCCTGATCATATCGGTGTGGTGCGTCCGGCAAGCCCTTTCATGGGCGCCTTTCATTATTTGAGTACCTTGCCTGTGGCCTGGCTGGATTTTAAATTGTATCCTTCCAAAGACCGGATCGTTCTAAAATGGTCCACTGCCAATGAGCAGCTCAGCAGGGATTTTGTTGTTCAGCATAGTGTGAATGGGGTCCACTGGAAGCAAATTGGAATTGTTGCTGCAGCGGGTACAACCAGTTTGACCTCTCTTTACCAGTATACAGATCTCTCTCCTTCAAAAACAAGGAACTACTACAGGATACTGCAAAGGGATATAAATGGAAAATCGGATTACAGTGTTATCCGGACAGTAGAATTTGGACAGTCTGCTGCATTGCAGTTATTCAATAATCCTGTTACCAGGGGATTGCTGGAATTTCAGACAAAGCAGGCAGCCGAACTATTCCTTGTAGCTCCTGATGGACGTTTGATTTGGAGAAAACAATTCTCAGCAGGGCAGCACCAGGTGAGCGTGCATGCGTTATCACCAGGTGTCTATTACTTGAAGTCTGCCACAGAGGTTATTCCATTTGTGAAAAAATAA
- a CDS encoding ABC transporter permease, with product MSLAADRNEPWDWEISNRSSWRNWPVKELWAYRYLLFRFIRRDFLINYQQTLLGPLWVVLQPLFTLVVYVMVFSRWIGIDTGASPPVLFFLCGILLWGLFSDLFTGTAFIFTHYSSLYTKVYFPRLIIPFSVAGTHLLRFCIQFVLLVAVLAFYAVFRDFNFSWNFWLLVLPLSILLTALFALALGLIFCILTARYRDLGNIVHLGVRLFMFVTPVIYPISSLPSGIRWIVHINPLSALFEVFRYALLGQGIFSMWQLLYSAVFIIITFFIALIWFNKQAIRLIDIA from the coding sequence ATGTCGCTCGCAGCAGACAGAAACGAACCCTGGGACTGGGAGATCAGTAACCGTAGCAGTTGGCGCAACTGGCCGGTAAAAGAATTATGGGCCTACAGGTACCTGCTTTTCAGGTTCATCAGGCGTGATTTTCTGATCAATTACCAGCAGACATTACTGGGACCGCTCTGGGTTGTATTGCAACCTCTCTTTACGCTTGTGGTTTATGTGATGGTATTCAGCAGGTGGATAGGGATCGATACCGGCGCATCACCGCCCGTGTTATTCTTCCTCTGCGGCATTTTGTTATGGGGATTGTTCAGCGATCTCTTCACTGGCACCGCTTTCATCTTTACTCATTACAGCTCGCTTTACACCAAAGTTTATTTCCCCAGACTTATAATTCCTTTTTCCGTGGCAGGAACCCATCTGCTCCGGTTTTGTATACAGTTTGTTTTGCTGGTGGCGGTTTTGGCTTTCTATGCAGTATTCCGGGACTTCAACTTCTCCTGGAATTTCTGGTTGCTGGTATTGCCGCTGTCTATTTTACTGACTGCTCTATTTGCATTGGCGCTCGGCCTTATTTTTTGTATCCTCACTGCCAGGTATCGCGACCTTGGCAATATCGTTCACCTGGGCGTCAGGTTGTTTATGTTTGTAACGCCTGTTATCTATCCAATTTCCTCTCTACCTTCCGGCATTCGCTGGATTGTGCATATAAATCCACTATCCGCATTATTCGAAGTATTCCGGTATGCCCTATTGGGCCAGGGAATATTTTCGATGTGGCAATTACTTTACAGTGCAGTATTCATCATCATCACTTTCTTTATAGCCCTGATATGGTTCAATAAACAGGCCATCAGGCTTATAGACATTGCATAA
- a CDS encoding ABC transporter ATP-binding protein: protein MSKIVIEAAGVSKIYRLGAIGTGSFRQDVKRWINKTMGQKNNAFFHEDKLAADQFMALKDISFQVRQGETWGIVGPNGAGKSTLLKIISRIIQPSSGFVRGRGTVGSLLEVGTGFHPELSGRENIYISGSLLGMTKAQVLRQFDEIVAFSGLEKFIDTPVKRYSSGMYVRLAFAVAAHLNADILIMDEVLAVGDIEFQKRCLDKMQEVAKDSQRTILFVSHNMQAVSHLCRKAIWLQQGAMMAMGDTSDVVEKYIGSLQQNKLHVAWGETKEAPGNEYVRILSMELVPQLLSAKSVIDIRTPLTVKFTIRNQQDNALLNAGLHLFNYAGECIFDVASLPVLCSEGAIQGECQIPGNFLNDGAYYLSLIIVQDTSIPLFYYEGALHFEVADFRENTTWFGKWKGAVRPQFPFRFEPSIKQAIP from the coding sequence ATGAGCAAGATTGTAATTGAAGCGGCTGGTGTTTCCAAGATCTACAGGCTCGGCGCCATTGGTACAGGTTCTTTCCGGCAGGATGTAAAACGCTGGATAAACAAAACCATGGGGCAGAAGAACAATGCTTTCTTCCATGAAGATAAGCTGGCCGCAGATCAGTTCATGGCCCTGAAGGATATCAGCTTCCAGGTCAGGCAGGGGGAAACATGGGGAATTGTTGGACCCAATGGCGCAGGGAAATCAACTTTGCTCAAGATCATCTCACGCATTATTCAACCAAGTTCCGGTTTTGTAAGAGGGAGAGGGACTGTTGGTAGCCTGCTGGAAGTAGGTACAGGATTTCATCCGGAACTTTCTGGCCGAGAGAATATCTATATTAGTGGATCCCTGTTGGGTATGACTAAAGCACAAGTGCTGCGCCAGTTTGATGAGATCGTTGCTTTCTCGGGGCTTGAAAAATTCATTGATACGCCGGTAAAGCGTTATTCGTCGGGCATGTATGTGAGGCTGGCTTTTGCAGTGGCTGCACATCTTAATGCGGATATCCTTATTATGGATGAAGTACTGGCTGTGGGAGATATCGAATTTCAGAAGAGATGCCTTGATAAAATGCAGGAAGTGGCCAAAGACAGCCAGCGAACGATCTTATTTGTCAGTCACAATATGCAGGCGGTGAGCCATCTTTGCCGCAAAGCAATCTGGTTGCAACAGGGAGCAATGATGGCAATGGGCGATACCAGTGATGTTGTAGAAAAATACATTGGCAGTTTACAGCAGAATAAGCTGCATGTGGCATGGGGTGAAACCAAAGAAGCACCGGGAAATGAATATGTGCGTATCCTGTCGATGGAGCTGGTGCCTCAGCTGCTGTCTGCAAAAAGTGTGATAGACATCAGAACGCCGCTGACTGTAAAGTTCACCATCCGAAATCAGCAGGATAATGCATTGCTGAATGCCGGACTGCACTTATTCAATTATGCCGGTGAATGTATTTTCGATGTAGCTTCGCTTCCTGTATTGTGCAGCGAAGGTGCAATTCAGGGGGAGTGCCAGATCCCGGGCAACTTCCTTAATGATGGAGCGTATTATCTTTCACTCATCATTGTTCAGGACACATCCATTCCATTATTCTATTATGAAGGAGCGCTTCATTTTGAAGTGGCTGATTTTCGTGAAAATACCACCTGGTTTGGTAAATGGAAAGGGGCTGTGCGTCCGCAATTTCCATTCAGGTTTGAACCGTCGATAAAACAGGCAATTCCATAA